The Setaria viridis chromosome 9, Setaria_viridis_v4.0, whole genome shotgun sequence sequence GCCCAAAACTTCAGATGGCTCAGGTTAGCATGCAGTTACTGatgccttctccttcttcctcctcagctCCGTTTCTCTAATCGTGCCCCTTGTTGGAATCATGGCTGCAAAGAGTCTAACAAGGATGTGTCCACGGGGTGCTGGCAGAAGGTGGTGCTCCGGGTCCCGGCCATGACCGACGACAAGACGAAGCAGAAAGCCATCGAAGCTGTTGCTGATATCTACGGTAAGTTTCTCATCCATTAATTGCTTCTTTGGAAGTTTGGattatttccttttttctttctaaagAGTTCAGCTGCTGTTTTCACATTAACCAGCTAGGAGACTGAAAAAACGGAGGCTGTTTTCACATTAACCAAATCTCTAGAACTGAACCTGCAAACGTGCTTGCTTTCATATTTCTCGTTCATTTTGTTCACCTTGTGAGTTATGTAATACTCCGCCCCATCGGGGCCTTTCCTCTATTTTAACATAGCTGCAGCTCTCCTGCaagctcgtttcaaaaaaaaaaaaagagttatgGTATACTCCAATCATCATTCAGAAACATGGCTTAACGGCCGATCGGTAGCTGAACAATTCTTGTGATCATAAAGCATGCATGGCCAGATTGTTAGGTGGAATCGGATCGCGATGCCTGATCAAACACGGGTCCATATGATACATCTGTCACAGCCTGAAAACGTATTGCTCTTTTTGTCGGATGCAGAAATTTGGTACCCACGGGATAGGAAAGCCTTTTGCATGCGAATGATTGGCCATCACTCATGGCATAAGGTCGGCAGAAGCTCGAAaacaaaaacacttggcaaacatgtTGCATAAATAACTCTAAAACCAGCTCAAAATATACAGTACGCCGAGAATCGTGAATGAATTATTACTCTTTTGCTAGCTAGCTGACAGAATATGTGATGCTTAGCAAGCCCTGCTGGCAGAATAATgcatcgtttttttttttggtttgtcTTTGCTCGATCTTGGTTCAGGAATCGATTCGATCgcagcagacctcaaggacaaCAAGATGACGGTGATCGGCGACATGGACGCCGTGGCGATCGCCaagaagctgaagaagatggggaagatcGACATAGTTTCGGTCGGCCCCgccaaggaggagaagaagccggagaagaaggaagagaagaaagaggagaagGCTGACAAGAAGCCGGCGGAGGGGGAGAAGAAGGACAACAAGTGAAGGAGCAGCCGCCAGTTGGTCTGTCCGATGAAGCCAACGGAATCACGAAAACCCGGCGAAAATCTTGaccagtttttctttttccaactGAGACTGAGACTGAGAATGATTGCCGAATCGCTTTGTTTACGGTACTTGCTACGCCTGAGAAAAGAAATCGAGACGTTTACGCATGGCTGGGCTCCTTGCTGCTTTTCCCGTCATTACGCTACCCATAACTGTTGACGGTAGTAGGATACATAACGCTGACACGGATCCTGCTTAGAGCGTTGATGTGTCTTGGAACTGGTACTGACAGTCACTTGGCGATCATCGCAGACCGCAACGGCCATTGAGAATGGCAGGGGTAGAGAATTGTCGTGACTTGCAAGAGGTCTCAAAAGATAACATCGCCAGTAGTACATCTCCTTCGTTAGTGGGTGGCCCAGTGGGCTGCCGATTAGGATGTGAACTTTTGATGTGGAGTGGAGATGCTTGCTCCTCAAAGATAGGCCTTCCCGGTGACTTGGGCTCCGGTCCGGGCCCAAAGCGAGTGTTACAGGctgtttcttctttttctggGTTATTCATGGGCCTTTTTTTGAAAGCGGTTATTCATGGGCTTTGGGCGAAGATAGGTATAGGTGGCTCTAGAGAATAGGTAGAGACGTTTTCGTTACTTGTAGTATTTGAGCCCAGATAGGGCAGGCAGGACATTCTGCTCCTTTTCAGCCCACGAAGAGCGGGGGATCGACCGACGAGAGCGAAGCAAACAAGGAGGACGGTGATGGTTTGTGTTGGCTTGTTGGCATCAGTGGAATGGAATGGCCGTCGTCTGTCTTTTGTGTCAGCGTCCAACGAGCAACCACCAACCGCCTCAATTGACCTGGCCAGGCCTCCTACCCGTGGATCACCGGTTGAACATAAATGCAGTCCACGGCTGCCCatcacggcggcgccggccataATCATGCCCCCCGTTGATCATCGTCTCTTGTCGTGTCGTCACTGCTAGGAGTGCACTGCTCATGCAATAATTCAAAGAGATGAGACTGCATTTACGCGGTCAAATTGGTGATTGATGTATACTACTATACTGTATCTGCATTACTGCACAGCTGCCTGATGACTCAGATTGAagcagtagaagaagaagatcacgAAGGGCAAGGGTGGAAGAAGAGCACTCATCATCAGTGTCGTTTCGGTGCCGCGCGCGGAGTACCTACCAGCTCAACCTCGTACAGTTACCGGTATCCCTCGCCGCATTAACCCGGTCCAGGTCGTGTGGTACGTACGTGTCGGCAGCAGCTAGCCGCCGCGCGGGCCATCCATCACATGTGTCGCGCGTGGCACCGCGGCGAGCTACACCTGCTGCAAGGCGAGGCGATGGAATGTATGGCGCGCGCGGCTATAAATGCCGATCGAGCCGGGCCGGGCGTCTTCACTCGATCTATCATTCATCagtgtagctagctagctcgcaTAGCACCACCACTGACAGTGAGCAGACCAGAGAGAGGAAGATGACGatgaagcagcagcaggtggtggtgtGCGCAGTGCTGGTGCTGCTGGCCATGGCGGGCGTCGCGTCGGCGGCGTCTTGCAACGTGGGTCAGCTGACGCCGTGCGCGTCGCCGCTGGCGACGGGCgcgacgccgtcggcgtcgTGCTGCTCGAGCCTGAGGGCGCAGCAGGGGTGCTTCTGCACGTACGCCAAGAACCCCACCTACGCGCGCTACATCAACAGCCCCAACGCCAAGAAGGTGGTCGCCTCCTGCGGCCTCACCGTCCCGCGCTGCTAATTTTGCTATCAGCCCCGCCCGCTGCGCTCCATCATCCATGCCCGCGATGTTATTGGTGTGCCATCACCTGTGTCTCTATATAGATGCACATGTCTGCATGAGTATGATCACTCGATCAGGTACTAGTATCTGTTTGTACGAGGAATAAAGGGTGGGTATTGCGTCTTCCTGCTCCCTACTTGAGAACCTGATGTCGTTCCCTATGCTATGCGTGCAGTGTGCTTTACGCTGTCAGCGACGCTATTCTGAAATTTCCATTGGAAATTAGTGTTCATTTTTGAAAGAACGATGCACAAGTAGTGTGTTTCATTGCAGAAAATACAAGATTATAGtacccactactagaaaaagacTATAAAAAATAGCCTCTAATACTGGTCTcaaacccccctctagtaccggttgtgcaaccggtactgcacaatcggtactagagggcccctctagtaccggttggaataaccggtactacccactactagaaggttcctctagtaccggttggaaaaATCAGTACTGCACAATCGGTACTACCCACTACTAGAACCCAAccttctagtaccggttggaaaaACCGGTACTGCACAATCGGTACTGCCCACTACTAGAGGAACGGgttcctctagtaccggttggaaaaACCGGTACTgcacaatcggtactagagggggttccTCTACTACCGGTTGGAACAACCGGTACTACCCACTACTAGAAGgttcctctagtaccggttggaaaaACCGGTACTACCCACTACTAGAATTTTTCAACCGGGgttcctctagtaccggttggaataaccggtactaCCCACTACTAGAAGGTTCCTCTTGTACTGGTTGGAAAAATCGGGTAGTATTAAACCGGTACTACCCAGTAATAGAAttttccaaccggtactacccactactagaaggttcctctagtaccggttggaaaaACCGGTACTACCCACTACTAGAAttttccaaccggtactacccactactagaaaaagtCTGTACCGGTTGGAAAAACCGGTACTACCCACGACTAGAAAAAGACTATACtacccactactagaaaaagtCTATACCAAAAGTCTGTACCGGTTGGAAAAACCGGTACtacccactactagaaaaagacTATAAAAAATAGcctcctctagtaccggttggaaaaCCGGTACtacccactactagaaaaagtCTGTACCGGTCGAAAAAACCGGTACtacccactactagaaaaagtCTGTACCGGTCGAAAAAACTGGTACtacccactactagaaaaagacTATAAAAAATAGCCTCTAGTACAGGTCCCAAACCTCCTCTGGTTGTGCAACCGATACTgcacaatcggtactagaggggggtccctctagtaccggttggaataaccggtactagagggcgttataaaattaaaaaagaaaaagaaaaatcccccCACCCAGCTggccgcctccacccgccgccggccaccggctccacctccacccccgccctcctcgccggctCCTTGCCTCTCCACCACTATCCTCCTCCGCCCCTTCCTAGCCTCCTctacccccgccgccgcttcccatAGAtatccgtcgccgccgctccccggcaCCCTCCTCCTCGGTCCCCTCCTCCTTT is a genomic window containing:
- the LOC117840667 gene encoding heavy metal-associated isoprenylated plant protein 39 isoform X3 — protein: MAQVVLRVPAMTDDKTKQKAIEAVADIYGIDSIAADLKDNKMTVIGDMDAVAIAKKLKKMGKIDIVSVGPAKEEKKPEKKEEKKEEKADKKPAEGEKKDNK
- the LOC117840667 gene encoding heavy metal-associated isoprenylated plant protein 39 isoform X2 — translated: MAQKVVLRVPAMTDDKTKQKAIEAVADIYGIDSIAADLKDNKMTVIGDMDAVAIAKKLKKMGKIDIVSVGPAKEEKKPEKKEEKKEEKADKKPAEGEKKDNK
- the LOC117840668 gene encoding non-specific lipid-transfer protein 2P; translation: MTMKQQQVVVCAVLVLLAMAGVASAASCNVGQLTPCASPLATGATPSASCCSSLRAQQGCFCTYAKNPTYARYINSPNAKKVVASCGLTVPRC
- the LOC117840667 gene encoding heavy metal-associated isoprenylated plant protein 39 isoform X1, translating into MAQSNKDVSTGCWQKVVLRVPAMTDDKTKQKAIEAVADIYGIDSIAADLKDNKMTVIGDMDAVAIAKKLKKMGKIDIVSVGPAKEEKKPEKKEEKKEEKADKKPAEGEKKDNK